In Gemmata obscuriglobus, a single genomic region encodes these proteins:
- a CDS encoding cysteine desulfurase family protein: protein MEPVYLDHNATTPLRPEVWERMRPLMLETFGNPSSAHAFGRKARQALEDAREKASALLGAHPDELTFTSGATEANNLAIFGLRPARAVASPIEHPCVVEPLRRLEAGGAAVEWLPADERGVIAWREPAADADLVCVMLANHETGAVQPVRAIAATLPKGTKLHCDAVQAVGKIGVDFHELGATTLTASAHKFGGPKGVGLLLTRRGTDLKPHTFGGHQQGGRRPGTEPVALAVGMAAALEIATRDLAANRAALAAHRARLWDALRRECAPVVLNGPEIGAADVAPAALNVSFPGCRADLLLMSLDLARVACSTGSACSSGSLLPSPVLRAMGVPDEVLKSALRFSFSPAQTSAEIDEAAARIARCVRMTRNG from the coding sequence ATGGAACCGGTGTACCTCGACCACAACGCGACCACGCCGCTCCGGCCCGAAGTGTGGGAGCGGATGCGGCCGCTGATGCTGGAGACGTTCGGGAACCCGTCGTCGGCGCACGCGTTCGGGCGGAAGGCCCGTCAGGCACTCGAAGACGCGCGCGAGAAGGCGAGCGCGCTCCTGGGGGCACACCCCGACGAGCTGACGTTCACCAGCGGGGCGACCGAGGCGAACAACCTCGCGATCTTCGGGCTGCGGCCGGCGCGCGCGGTCGCCTCCCCCATCGAACACCCGTGCGTCGTGGAACCGCTCCGGCGACTGGAAGCGGGCGGCGCGGCGGTCGAGTGGCTCCCGGCGGACGAGCGCGGGGTGATCGCCTGGCGCGAGCCCGCCGCCGACGCCGATCTGGTCTGCGTGATGCTCGCCAACCACGAGACCGGAGCGGTTCAGCCGGTCCGCGCGATCGCGGCCACGCTCCCGAAAGGCACGAAGCTCCACTGCGACGCCGTTCAGGCCGTGGGGAAGATCGGGGTCGATTTTCACGAACTCGGCGCGACCACCCTCACTGCCAGCGCGCACAAGTTCGGCGGGCCGAAGGGGGTCGGGCTGCTGCTCACGAGGCGCGGCACGGACCTGAAGCCGCACACCTTTGGCGGGCACCAGCAGGGCGGCCGGCGCCCGGGTACGGAACCGGTCGCGCTCGCCGTCGGGATGGCCGCGGCGCTAGAGATCGCGACCCGCGACCTCGCTGCGAACCGGGCGGCGCTCGCCGCGCACCGGGCGCGGCTCTGGGACGCCCTGCGGCGCGAGTGCGCGCCCGTTGTGCTGAACGGTCCCGAGATCGGGGCCGCGGACGTGGCACCGGCCGCGCTGAACGTGTCGTTCCCGGGGTGCCGGGCGGACCTACTCCTCATGTCCCTCGACCTGGCCCGGGTCGCGTGCTCGACCGGGTCCGCGTGTTCGAGCGGGAGCCTGTTACCCAGCCCCGTACTGCGGGCGATGGGCGTACCGGACGAGGTACTGAAGTCGGCACTCCGGTTCAGCTTCTCGCCGGCACAAACGAGCGCCGAGATCGACGAAGCGGCAGCTCGCATCGCCCGCTGCGTGCGGATGACGCGCAACGGGTAA
- a CDS encoding HTTM domain-containing protein: protein MCLYVFSAVYKLVSPGWQTGYVMYFVNHDLEWSLTPNLSPYLPPFAHRLSSWVTIGWELAFPVLLAFRRTRVLCLVMGVAFHIITFLTLEVGHFALYSLTFYVLFVPWERWARPRSVTKVSAPHTQL from the coding sequence GTGTGCCTGTACGTGTTCAGCGCGGTTTACAAGCTGGTGTCCCCGGGGTGGCAGACGGGGTACGTGATGTACTTCGTGAACCACGATCTGGAGTGGTCGCTGACGCCGAACCTGAGCCCGTACTTGCCGCCGTTCGCGCACCGGTTGAGTTCGTGGGTCACGATCGGCTGGGAGCTGGCGTTCCCGGTGCTGCTCGCGTTTCGGCGGACCCGCGTGCTGTGCCTGGTGATGGGCGTGGCGTTTCACATCATCACATTCCTGACGCTCGAAGTGGGGCACTTCGCGCTGTACTCGCTGACGTTTTACGTGCTGTTCGTGCCGTGGGAGCGCTGGGCGCGGCCTCGGAGTGTTACGAAGGTGAGTGCTCCGCACACGCAATTGTGA
- a CDS encoding FAD-dependent oxidoreductase, producing MISFDYDAIIAGAGAAGLMAAIHAAERGRRVLLLENGKKPGVKILMSGGTRCGEILRNELRHDRDDEFADRWAKVVENCSRTFGAPSCQSSKKPGHPQAGGYAYLTPSSTTDTQSSGSVGSIISKQAGSYSTGSPRSLRSRNQSASIPRTSYSAPGVSQR from the coding sequence ATGATCAGCTTCGATTACGACGCGATTATCGCCGGTGCCGGAGCCGCCGGGCTTATGGCTGCGATCCACGCCGCCGAGCGGGGGCGCCGGGTGTTGCTTCTGGAAAATGGGAAGAAGCCCGGCGTCAAGATCCTCATGAGCGGCGGGACGCGGTGCGGGGAAATTTTACGTAACGAACTCCGTCACGATCGTGATGACGAGTTCGCAGACCGCTGGGCCAAAGTCGTTGAGAACTGTTCGCGGACTTTTGGAGCCCCGTCGTGCCAGTCCTCGAAGAAGCCGGGGCATCCCCAAGCCGGTGGGTACGCGTACCTGACACCATCCTCCACCACCGACACCCAATCTTCCGGTTCTGTCGGATCGATCATCTCGAAGCAAGCCGGGTCGTACAGTACCGGCTCCCCCCGGTCGTTGAGAAGCCGTAACCAGTCGGCCTCAATTCCGAGGACTTCGTACTCTGCTCCCGGAGTGAGCCAGAGGTAA
- a CDS encoding NAD(P)/FAD-dependent oxidoreductase has translation MTTFDYDAIIAGAGAAGLMAAIHAAERGRRVLLLEKGKKPGVKILMSGGTRCNITHDCDARGIVEAFGPNGKFLHSALAALGPRETVAFFNGEGVATKVEDTGKVFPVSDRAVDVLDALLKRLARSGAVLALNEPVKDVEPRPDGGFRVLTPARTLTAERVLLTTGGRSYPGCGTTGDGYALAAKFGHTIVGQSPALVPLTVQPEWVGELRGITLPDVNLKVLPPQGKALTQRRGSMLFAHFGLTGPAPLDVSRAVSGHAEPRSLTLEADFLPTEPEQAFNDFLQAESLASGKKQLAVVLADKLPRRLADQLLALCGMAADRKAAALAKADRLALVGATKRLRMPLRGTLGFEKAEVTAGGVSLDEVDSRTMQSKRAAGLYFAGELLDLDGWIGGYNFQSAWSTGRLAGRQL, from the coding sequence ATGACGACGTTCGACTACGACGCAATCATCGCCGGGGCTGGTGCAGCGGGGTTGATGGCCGCAATTCATGCTGCCGAGCGAGGGCGTCGGGTTCTGCTTCTGGAGAAGGGGAAGAAGCCCGGCGTCAAAATCCTGATGAGCGGCGGGACGCGGTGCAACATCACCCACGACTGCGACGCCCGGGGCATTGTTGAGGCGTTCGGGCCGAACGGGAAGTTCCTCCACTCCGCGCTCGCGGCGCTCGGGCCGCGCGAAACAGTCGCGTTCTTTAACGGCGAAGGCGTGGCAACAAAAGTCGAGGATACCGGTAAGGTGTTCCCGGTCAGCGACCGTGCGGTCGATGTCCTCGACGCGCTCCTGAAGCGGCTCGCGCGGAGCGGGGCCGTGCTCGCGCTGAACGAGCCGGTAAAAGACGTGGAGCCGCGCCCCGACGGCGGGTTCCGGGTGCTCACACCCGCGCGCACGTTAACCGCCGAGCGGGTGCTGCTCACCACCGGCGGCCGGTCGTACCCCGGGTGCGGCACCACCGGCGACGGGTACGCCCTGGCGGCCAAGTTCGGGCACACGATCGTGGGCCAGAGCCCGGCCCTCGTGCCGCTCACGGTCCAGCCCGAATGGGTCGGCGAGCTGCGCGGCATCACCCTGCCCGACGTGAACCTGAAGGTGCTTCCCCCGCAGGGTAAGGCGCTCACGCAGCGCCGGGGCTCGATGCTGTTCGCGCACTTCGGCCTCACCGGGCCGGCGCCGCTGGACGTGAGCCGGGCGGTGAGCGGGCACGCCGAGCCGCGGTCACTGACCCTCGAAGCCGATTTTCTCCCGACCGAGCCGGAGCAGGCGTTCAACGATTTCTTGCAAGCCGAGTCGCTGGCGTCGGGCAAGAAGCAACTCGCGGTGGTGCTCGCGGACAAGCTCCCGCGCCGGCTTGCCGACCAGCTCCTGGCGCTGTGCGGCATGGCGGCGGACCGTAAGGCCGCGGCGCTGGCCAAGGCCGACCGCCTCGCCCTGGTGGGCGCGACGAAGCGACTCCGGATGCCGCTGCGCGGGACACTCGGGTTCGAGAAGGCCGAGGTCACCGCCGGCGGGGTGAGCCTGGACGAGGTCGATTCGCGCACGATGCAGAGCAAGCGCGCGGCGGGCTTGTACTTCGCGGGCGAACTGCTCGACCTCGACGGCTGGATCGGCGGGTACAACTTCCAGTCCGCGTGGAGCACGGGACGGCTCGCGGGCCGCCAGCTCTGA
- a CDS encoding alpha/beta hydrolase, whose product MPVPGRKSARRRWRVWLLALGALGATFWLLGSYAAAYRLTHRAGPQQPEPAPTLAWGRIEPFRLATADGQELGAWFVDGRPDRPLVLFLHGNGGRRSACLKEAELIASTGSAVLMISFRAHGDSTGDVNDFGYSGRHDVIAAVEWLRARHPGRPVVVWGQSLGSAAAVFAAEELGNRVAGYILECPYQDLRTATRNRTRMYLPPGLEFVAYTGFSVVAPMLLSNINDISPLTAAARIPASARVLVLAGSADRRARPTEAAAIADAIGERAELVVIEGGDHLHLAAAEPERYRKAVTGFLERCAPVEK is encoded by the coding sequence ATGCCGGTTCCCGGTCGGAAGAGCGCCCGGAGGAGGTGGAGGGTGTGGCTGCTCGCCCTTGGCGCTCTTGGCGCCACATTTTGGCTGCTGGGCTCCTACGCGGCCGCGTACCGGCTCACGCACCGGGCCGGTCCCCAGCAGCCGGAGCCGGCGCCCACACTCGCGTGGGGCCGCATCGAGCCGTTTCGCCTGGCCACCGCCGACGGCCAGGAACTCGGCGCGTGGTTCGTTGATGGGCGCCCCGATCGGCCGCTCGTTCTGTTCCTCCACGGTAACGGCGGGCGCCGGTCCGCGTGCCTCAAGGAGGCGGAACTCATCGCGAGTACCGGGAGCGCGGTCCTGATGATTTCGTTCCGCGCGCACGGGGACTCGACCGGTGACGTGAACGACTTCGGGTACAGCGGACGGCACGACGTGATCGCGGCAGTCGAGTGGCTCCGGGCGCGACACCCCGGGCGCCCGGTGGTCGTTTGGGGGCAGTCGCTGGGATCGGCGGCGGCGGTATTCGCCGCAGAGGAGTTAGGGAACCGGGTAGCCGGCTACATCCTGGAATGCCCCTATCAGGACCTCCGGACCGCGACCCGGAACCGGACCCGTATGTACCTGCCGCCCGGGCTCGAGTTCGTCGCGTACACGGGCTTCTCCGTCGTCGCGCCGATGCTCCTGTCGAACATCAACGACATTTCTCCGCTGACCGCCGCCGCACGAATTCCGGCGTCGGCTCGGGTGCTGGTTCTGGCCGGAAGCGCCGATCGTCGCGCGCGACCGACCGAGGCGGCAGCCATCGCCGACGCGATCGGGGAACGGGCGGAGTTGGTCGTCATCGAAGGTGGCGATCACCTTCACCTCGCCGCGGCTGAACCGGAACGGTACCGGAAGGCGGTGACCGGCTTTTTGGAGCGGTGTGCGCCGGTCGAGAAGTGA